Proteins co-encoded in one Nonlabens agnitus genomic window:
- a CDS encoding PQQ-dependent sugar dehydrogenase: MYKYLYALLFSLLLISCKSKDPKDSTPKEVKEEMSDNPNQTVTTAIGDITLPAPYATESEVLVSNVVGWKDGMTPIAPEGFEVNAFAKALKHPRWTYVHENGDVFVVESNTRNSANQVTLLRDTNNDGVADYQNVFVSGLNQPFGMLIIDNTFYVANTDGLYAYDYTDGINQLTGSGKKILDLPAGGYNNHWTRNLITNADQSKIYISVGSGSNVGENGMEYEKRRATILEINPDGSGEIEYATGLRNPVGMDWNPVTGELWTAVNERDKLGNNLVPDYATSVKKGGWYGWPYSYYGQINDPRWSDDPHQDLVDKAIVPDVPLGSHTASLGFEFYTKDAFPAAYKNGAFIGQHGSWNRQPLSGYKVVFIPFDAAGKPQPPRDFLTGFTAKGSDKDVYGRPVGVTVHNDGSLLVNDDDSGIVWRVSAI, translated from the coding sequence ATGTACAAATATTTATACGCATTACTGTTTTCTTTACTGCTGATTTCCTGCAAATCCAAAGACCCTAAAGACAGCACACCCAAAGAGGTGAAAGAGGAAATGAGCGACAATCCCAACCAGACCGTTACCACTGCCATAGGTGATATCACTTTGCCAGCTCCATATGCAACAGAATCTGAGGTTCTTGTGAGCAACGTGGTAGGATGGAAAGATGGAATGACTCCTATTGCACCAGAAGGTTTCGAGGTAAACGCTTTCGCGAAAGCGTTAAAACATCCACGCTGGACCTACGTTCATGAGAATGGTGATGTTTTTGTTGTAGAGTCCAATACGCGCAACAGTGCCAACCAAGTCACTTTATTGCGTGACACCAACAACGACGGCGTTGCAGATTATCAAAACGTATTTGTAAGCGGTTTGAATCAGCCGTTTGGGATGTTGATCATAGACAACACGTTTTATGTGGCCAATACTGATGGACTATACGCTTATGATTACACAGATGGTATCAACCAATTGACTGGTAGTGGTAAGAAAATTTTGGACTTACCTGCTGGCGGTTACAACAACCACTGGACACGTAATTTGATCACCAATGCCGATCAGTCAAAAATCTATATTTCGGTAGGTTCTGGTTCCAACGTAGGTGAAAACGGAATGGAATATGAAAAGCGTCGCGCAACCATTCTAGAAATCAATCCTGATGGATCTGGTGAGATCGAGTATGCCACTGGTTTGAGAAACCCAGTAGGAATGGACTGGAATCCAGTCACTGGCGAGCTATGGACCGCAGTAAATGAAAGAGATAAATTAGGGAACAATCTGGTTCCAGATTATGCGACTAGCGTAAAAAAAGGTGGCTGGTACGGCTGGCCTTATTCTTATTACGGACAGATCAACGATCCACGATGGAGCGATGATCCACATCAAGACTTGGTGGATAAAGCCATTGTTCCAGATGTGCCTCTTGGCTCGCACACGGCATCTCTTGGATTTGAATTCTATACTAAAGATGCATTTCCTGCAGCTTATAAAAACGGAGCTTTTATAGGCCAACACGGTTCTTGGAACCGTCAACCATTGAGTGGTTACAAAGTGGTATTTATCCCATTTGATGCCGCAGGAAAACCACAACCACCACGCGATTTCTTGACTGGGTTTACGGCCAAAGGATCTGACAAAGATGTGTACGGTCGACCAGTAGGCGTAACTGTTCACAACGATGGAAGTTTGTTAGTGAACGATGATGATAGCGGTATTGTCTGGAGAGTGAGCGCTATCTAG
- the nhaC gene encoding Na+/H+ antiporter NhaC, with protein MESQNINHEDEKIIENRELNIWEALIPVVALIIMLAFNVLVVYGDDALSGSNQFILLLGAAVAGLVGYFNKVSYETMIEEVAQNLKSTAGAILILLMVGALAGTWLISGIIPTMIYYGLDILNPTIFLAACVVICAVISVATGSSWTTSATVGIALIGIAGALDINAGMTAGAVLSGAYFGDKLSPLSDTTNLAPAMAGTDLFTHIKYMTLTTVPTIVVTLIVFVIIGFSIDTSGNADVTVYQNAIENTFNTSAWLFLVPVLVIAMIVKKVSPLVALLVGTLLAAVAALIFQPELVLANSGLDTWNFTSGYKGLMNAITVDTSIAPITENTEIGEKLAGLFESGGMAGMLGTIWLIICAMVFGGIMDAIGALATISKALLNLFDSVFGLFASTVVSCLAINFTASDQYLAIVVPGKMYAKAYQDKGLAPENLSRTLEDSGTVTSVLIPWNTCGAYQSTTLGVDVIAYLPYAIFNWLSPFMTLLFAAFSIKIKELSGKVASDGQVDL; from the coding sequence ATGGAAAGCCAAAACATCAATCACGAGGACGAAAAAATTATTGAAAATAGAGAACTGAATATCTGGGAAGCACTAATTCCTGTTGTGGCTCTTATAATAATGCTGGCCTTTAACGTTCTGGTGGTTTATGGTGATGATGCGCTGTCTGGATCCAATCAATTTATCCTTTTACTAGGTGCGGCCGTTGCTGGACTGGTAGGTTATTTCAATAAGGTTTCCTATGAGACCATGATTGAAGAAGTCGCACAAAATCTCAAATCCACCGCTGGTGCCATTTTAATTCTGCTTATGGTAGGCGCGCTAGCAGGAACATGGCTGATAAGCGGTATCATTCCTACCATGATCTATTATGGTCTGGATATCTTGAACCCTACCATATTTTTGGCTGCATGTGTGGTGATTTGTGCCGTTATTTCTGTCGCCACCGGTAGCAGCTGGACCACCAGTGCTACTGTAGGTATCGCTTTGATAGGTATTGCCGGAGCGCTAGATATCAATGCTGGTATGACGGCTGGTGCCGTTTTGAGTGGTGCTTACTTTGGTGATAAACTCTCACCGCTTAGTGACACGACCAACCTTGCTCCTGCCATGGCAGGAACGGACCTTTTCACGCACATTAAGTATATGACCTTGACCACGGTGCCAACCATTGTCGTCACGCTTATCGTTTTTGTCATTATTGGTTTTTCAATAGACACTTCAGGAAATGCAGATGTCACCGTTTACCAAAACGCGATCGAGAATACGTTTAACACATCAGCCTGGTTGTTTTTAGTTCCTGTGCTGGTCATCGCGATGATTGTTAAAAAGGTTTCGCCGCTCGTGGCTTTATTAGTAGGAACATTATTGGCTGCTGTTGCGGCATTGATTTTCCAGCCAGAGTTGGTTTTAGCCAACAGCGGACTGGATACGTGGAATTTTACTTCAGGTTACAAAGGCTTGATGAATGCCATTACCGTGGACACGAGCATCGCTCCTATTACAGAAAATACCGAGATTGGTGAAAAGCTTGCCGGTTTGTTTGAATCTGGTGGTATGGCAGGAATGCTGGGAACGATCTGGCTGATTATTTGCGCTATGGTTTTTGGTGGAATTATGGATGCCATAGGTGCGCTGGCAACTATCAGTAAAGCCCTATTGAATTTATTCGATTCGGTTTTTGGATTGTTTGCGAGTACGGTCGTGAGTTGTCTTGCAATCAACTTTACCGCAAGTGATCAATACCTTGCCATTGTCGTACCCGGAAAAATGTACGCCAAAGCCTATCAAGATAAAGGACTGGCACCAGAAAACCTCTCTAGAACTCTGGAAGATTCTGGTACGGTAACTTCTGTGTTAATACCGTGGAATACTTGTGGCGCCTATCAAAGTACAACGTTAGGCGTTGATGTCATCGCCTACTTACCTTATGCGATCTTTAACTGGCTTTCGCCATTTATGACCTTGCTTTTTGCTGCCTTTAGCATCAAGATCAAGGAGCTTTCTGGGAAAGTGGCTAGTGATGGGCAGGTGGATTTGTAG
- a CDS encoding cupin domain-containing protein, protein MPVTYKNPITREKATLLETSASTNGAYTYIEVELQPDGGNPIHYHNRFTEEFEPIQGTLGVNYLGKELRLSPGDTFKVPVTDNHRFYNPNPEPIIFRARLEPGQPGFENFMAVLFGLVSDGKTFGSNQIPYNPFYAVLLLKWGDTQVDNLLFRLLRPLLDVMFSLSRKLGYDKKLIATYVRHH, encoded by the coding sequence ATGCCTGTCACCTACAAGAATCCCATTACCCGTGAAAAAGCGACCCTACTGGAAACCAGTGCCAGTACTAACGGCGCGTATACCTACATTGAGGTAGAACTGCAGCCCGATGGTGGCAATCCCATTCATTACCATAACCGATTCACAGAAGAGTTTGAACCCATTCAAGGAACGTTAGGTGTAAACTATCTGGGTAAAGAATTACGTCTATCACCTGGTGACACCTTTAAAGTTCCTGTCACCGACAATCACAGATTCTACAATCCCAATCCCGAACCCATCATATTTAGAGCACGTTTAGAGCCAGGACAACCCGGTTTTGAGAACTTCATGGCGGTACTTTTTGGATTGGTAAGCGATGGGAAAACCTTTGGCAGTAATCAAATTCCCTACAATCCATTTTATGCTGTCCTATTATTAAAATGGGGCGACACTCAAGTGGATAACTTGTTATTCAGACTGTTGCGACCACTGCTGGATGTGATGTTCTCGCTTTCGCGAAAGCTAGGATACGACAAAAAGCTCATAGCAACTTACGTACGTCATCACTAG
- the trxB gene encoding thioredoxin-disulfide reductase, whose protein sequence is MSEQIERIKCLIIGSGPAGYTAAIYAARADMKPVMYTGMEPGGQLTTTTEVDNFPGYPDGIDGPAMMVDLQKQAERFGTDVRFGMVTEVNFATEKGGIHKVVVDGKIHLEANTVIISTGASAKYLGLPSEQRLRGGGVSACAVCDGFFYRNQEVAIVGAGDTAAEEASYLANICKKVTMLVRKDYMRASKAMQHRVNSLKNIEVLYNSEVDEVLGDQVVDGLRIKNNQTGEKHEIEITGLFIAIGHKPNTDIFKGQLDMGDDGYLVTVPDTTKTNLPGVFASGDVQDKVYRQAITAAGTGCMAALDAERYLADIGVVEEVKAGDYSIE, encoded by the coding sequence ATGTCAGAGCAAATAGAACGAATAAAGTGTTTAATCATAGGATCAGGACCAGCTGGATATACGGCTGCGATCTATGCTGCGCGAGCAGATATGAAACCTGTAATGTATACCGGTATGGAACCTGGTGGCCAGTTGACCACCACGACTGAAGTGGATAATTTTCCTGGATATCCTGACGGTATCGATGGACCAGCCATGATGGTGGACCTACAAAAACAGGCAGAACGTTTTGGAACCGATGTTCGTTTTGGTATGGTGACTGAAGTAAATTTTGCGACCGAGAAAGGCGGTATCCACAAAGTAGTGGTAGACGGAAAAATTCATCTGGAAGCCAATACTGTGATCATTTCTACAGGAGCATCTGCTAAGTATCTAGGTTTGCCTAGCGAACAGCGTTTGCGCGGCGGTGGCGTTAGTGCGTGCGCCGTTTGTGACGGATTTTTCTATCGCAATCAAGAAGTAGCGATTGTAGGTGCTGGAGATACGGCAGCAGAAGAGGCTAGTTATCTAGCCAACATATGTAAAAAAGTAACCATGCTCGTGCGTAAGGACTATATGAGAGCTTCTAAAGCCATGCAGCATAGAGTGAATAGCCTTAAAAATATTGAAGTCCTATACAATAGCGAGGTAGACGAAGTCCTAGGTGACCAAGTCGTGGATGGTTTGCGCATCAAAAACAATCAAACTGGCGAGAAACACGAGATTGAAATCACTGGATTGTTCATCGCTATAGGTCACAAGCCTAACACAGACATTTTCAAGGGACAATTAGACATGGGCGACGATGGTTACCTAGTCACCGTTCCAGATACGACCAAAACCAATTTACCTGGAGTATTTGCTAGTGGAGACGTTCAGGATAAAGTGTATAGACAGGCCATCACCGCAGCTGGAACTGGTTGTATGGCTGCTCTAGATGCAGAACGCTACCTAGCCGACATAGGTGTGGTAGAAGAAGTGAAGGCTGGAGATTACAGCATCGAGTAG
- a CDS encoding GIN domain-containing protein, with product MKNLLVASMLLLSFAFAKAQKIKGNRDVTTQIITVEPFQEIRIGEELEVTLSEGVTPKVDVKADSNLHQYIDVSVIGGVLTIKTTADIRRNKELKINIVYTPELRTITVFEDAQLSTTTNFRLEMLQINVKDKARVYFTGRVNELIFNGMADSKSECNLGGGSAQLNLNGNSDTEALLKYDEINFLMTDKATARIEGDAKTASMVLEGRADLVAEKLDLKDLKLSITRNAEASVNVNKDFELKASGNAQIELYNNPKINMAEFTDRAVLMKK from the coding sequence ATGAAGAATTTACTAGTAGCATCGATGTTGTTGTTGAGTTTCGCTTTCGCGAAAGCGCAAAAAATAAAAGGCAATAGAGATGTAACCACCCAAATCATTACCGTAGAACCTTTTCAAGAAATAAGAATTGGTGAAGAACTGGAAGTCACTTTATCTGAAGGTGTTACTCCTAAAGTTGATGTCAAGGCAGATTCCAACCTGCACCAATACATTGATGTTTCTGTAATAGGTGGCGTATTGACCATTAAAACCACTGCAGACATAAGACGCAATAAAGAGTTGAAGATCAACATTGTCTACACACCAGAACTTAGAACGATCACCGTCTTTGAAGATGCGCAATTGAGCACCACCACAAATTTTAGGTTAGAAATGCTCCAAATAAACGTGAAGGACAAAGCCAGAGTATATTTTACAGGGCGCGTGAATGAGCTCATCTTTAACGGTATGGCAGACAGCAAGTCAGAATGTAATCTAGGCGGCGGCAGTGCCCAGTTGAACCTTAACGGAAACTCTGATACTGAAGCACTCCTTAAATACGACGAGATTAACTTCTTGATGACAGACAAAGCGACCGCACGTATTGAAGGTGACGCAAAAACAGCATCCATGGTTCTTGAAGGTAGAGCTGATCTTGTTGCAGAAAAGCTAGACCTCAAAGACTTGAAATTAAGCATCACTCGCAATGCAGAGGCAAGTGTGAATGTCAACAAGGATTTTGAATTGAAAGCCAGCGGCAATGCACAGATAGAACTGTACAACAATCCAAAAATCAATATGGCCGAGTTTACAGACAGAGCAGTCTTGATGAAGAAATAA
- a CDS encoding PspC domain-containing protein, giving the protein MNKTININLAGLFFHIDEDAYQRLQRYLAAVRSSFSGTTGADEIMSDIESRIAELFLEKRANEQQVISIGHVEAVIDIMGQPEDYEVDEDIFTESGSKAKRPNYATKGKQLFRDTQNGYVGGVSSGLGHYLGIDIVWVRVLWILITFLTAGWAIPIYILLWIFVPDAVTTNQRLTMMGKEVNISNIEDNFKAGFEPVADGQTDAGHRIVGQKGKRGTVKFFGFLGSLILGVLKAIVKIFGLLLFLTTTIALVALIVSTITASAIDIEGYSLLTIFDWVVPADFASFWLVLAIILVAGIPLFLLAVLGLKLLVSNLRTLGSKVYLALSAIWIIAVIALSIMIGRIIASQAIDASVQKTEKFAVDASQPFSLDLTRTDRINSFNRNGVQFEFDEIDGQQYVKYYNVKVATGSTTDSVARVELLFKSKGASFEEAKERAKLIQFEYKLTDSSFVGSDYFMLPQNGGFGDHDVELMVYLPEGTTARFNERFGERYRSYINNDAFRLGNNIEYTYQIKDGKAVCLDCPIIEEPKEADEEAMDTVNDSVPANSIPENDGDWQYDGNDGVSQNDRS; this is encoded by the coding sequence ATGAACAAGACCATCAATATAAATTTAGCTGGGCTGTTCTTCCACATAGATGAAGATGCCTATCAACGCCTGCAGCGATATCTTGCAGCGGTACGCAGCTCCTTTTCTGGAACTACCGGCGCAGACGAGATCATGTCTGACATCGAGTCCAGAATCGCAGAACTTTTCCTTGAAAAGCGAGCCAATGAACAACAGGTCATCTCTATAGGTCATGTAGAAGCTGTGATTGACATCATGGGACAACCAGAAGACTATGAGGTTGACGAGGACATCTTTACAGAATCTGGCAGCAAGGCCAAGCGTCCCAATTATGCTACTAAAGGGAAACAGCTCTTTAGAGACACTCAAAACGGTTACGTTGGTGGAGTAAGTTCTGGATTGGGACATTATTTAGGCATCGACATCGTCTGGGTACGTGTGTTATGGATCCTTATTACATTCCTTACCGCTGGTTGGGCCATACCTATCTATATATTGCTATGGATTTTTGTTCCCGATGCAGTGACTACTAACCAGCGCCTGACTATGATGGGCAAGGAAGTCAACATCTCCAATATTGAAGATAATTTCAAAGCGGGTTTTGAGCCCGTGGCCGATGGGCAGACCGACGCCGGCCACCGCATCGTAGGTCAAAAGGGAAAACGTGGAACCGTTAAATTTTTTGGATTCTTAGGCAGTCTGATCTTAGGAGTTCTTAAAGCAATCGTCAAGATATTTGGGTTGCTGTTATTCCTCACGACGACCATCGCGCTGGTGGCCTTGATCGTATCGACCATCACGGCGAGTGCGATAGATATTGAAGGGTATAGTTTGTTAACCATTTTTGACTGGGTTGTCCCAGCAGATTTTGCTTCCTTCTGGTTGGTTCTTGCCATTATATTAGTTGCAGGAATACCGTTATTTCTGCTTGCTGTTTTAGGCTTGAAGTTGTTGGTGAGCAATTTGCGCACCTTAGGCTCTAAAGTGTATCTCGCACTTTCTGCCATATGGATTATTGCCGTGATAGCCTTAAGTATCATGATTGGGAGAATCATAGCTAGTCAAGCAATTGATGCGAGCGTACAAAAAACAGAGAAGTTTGCCGTTGACGCGTCGCAACCTTTCTCACTGGACCTTACCAGGACAGATCGTATCAACTCATTCAATCGCAATGGTGTCCAGTTTGAGTTTGATGAGATCGACGGGCAACAATACGTTAAGTATTATAATGTCAAGGTAGCGACTGGATCCACAACAGATTCTGTAGCACGTGTCGAGCTCTTGTTCAAATCCAAAGGAGCCAGTTTTGAAGAAGCCAAGGAACGAGCAAAACTGATCCAGTTTGAGTACAAACTCACAGACTCTTCTTTTGTTGGATCAGACTATTTTATGTTGCCTCAAAATGGTGGATTTGGCGATCACGATGTAGAACTCATGGTGTATTTGCCAGAAGGTACTACGGCTCGATTCAATGAGCGATTTGGTGAGCGATACAGATCGTATATCAACAATGACGCATTCCGTTTAGGGAATAACATTGAGTACACGTACCAGATCAAGGATGGCAAGGCGGTATGTCTGGATTGCCCCATTATCGAAGAGCCAAAGGAAGCTGACGAAGAAGCCATGGACACGGTCAATGATAGTGTCCCAGCGAACAGCATTCCAGAAAATGATGGTGACTGGCAATATGACGGTAACGATGGTGTGAGTCAAAATGATCGATCATGA
- a CDS encoding PadR family transcriptional regulator: MKIENTKAQMRKGVLEYCILSILKEEDAYVAEILDTLKDAKLLVVEGTIYPLLTRLKNAGLLNYRWEESTGGPPRKYYGLTETGKIFLTELSSTWDDLKNAVNIVTKPKTKKS, encoded by the coding sequence ATGAAGATAGAAAACACAAAAGCGCAAATGCGCAAGGGCGTACTGGAGTACTGCATTCTATCGATCCTCAAGGAAGAAGATGCCTATGTGGCAGAGATTCTTGATACTTTGAAAGATGCTAAACTCCTGGTGGTGGAAGGCACCATCTACCCATTACTGACACGTTTAAAAAACGCAGGACTACTCAACTACCGTTGGGAAGAAAGTACCGGTGGACCACCACGTAAGTACTATGGTCTTACTGAAACAGGTAAGATCTTCCTGACTGAACTCTCCAGCACTTGGGACGATCTCAAGAATGCCGTCAACATTGTTACCAAACCTAAAACCAAGAAATCATGA
- a CDS encoding DUF4870 domain-containing protein, whose amino-acid sequence MEKQQQNNHNNIAMGIHLATFGKWIFPLGNFILPILLWMVNSKKSDFIDRHGKQAINFQLSITLWTVILAFIGGGVIIGSMISGGPDLWQAMDGPSFPFANDLGIFSTIVASGVICGTLILALGIVDLVCTIKAAIRAHDGQEYRYPLTINFIPDTPVQETSNTN is encoded by the coding sequence ATGGAAAAACAACAACAAAACAACCACAATAATATCGCCATGGGAATCCATCTAGCGACGTTTGGAAAATGGATTTTCCCATTGGGAAATTTCATCCTGCCCATTCTACTATGGATGGTCAATTCCAAAAAATCTGACTTTATCGATCGGCATGGCAAACAGGCCATCAACTTCCAGTTGAGCATCACGCTCTGGACCGTTATACTTGCGTTTATAGGCGGTGGCGTGATTATAGGGAGCATGATCTCTGGCGGTCCAGATTTATGGCAAGCGATGGATGGCCCTAGCTTTCCCTTTGCCAATGACTTGGGGATTTTCTCCACCATCGTCGCCAGTGGTGTGATTTGCGGTACGCTTATTCTGGCTTTGGGCATTGTGGATCTGGTCTGCACGATCAAGGCGGCGATCAGGGCTCATGATGGACAGGAATACCGCTACCCGTTAACGATTAATTTTATTCCTGATACGCCAGTTCAGGAAACATCTAATACGAACTAA
- a CDS encoding DUF4442 domain-containing protein: MITPAKINTFTFFKLPSCWWCGVRVKTITPETCTTRVKHRWFNQNPFKSMYFAVQAMAAELTTGALVMSYIKESNAKVSMLVANNEATFTKKATGQITFTSNDGLAIKEAIEKTVATGEGQTVWMEATGINADGIQVSKFKFEWTVKRKD, encoded by the coding sequence ATGATCACACCGGCAAAAATCAACACTTTTACATTTTTCAAATTACCCAGCTGCTGGTGGTGCGGCGTACGTGTTAAAACCATCACGCCAGAGACGTGCACGACACGTGTCAAGCACAGATGGTTCAATCAAAACCCATTCAAGAGCATGTATTTTGCCGTGCAGGCCATGGCAGCAGAGCTTACCACAGGAGCTTTAGTGATGTCCTATATCAAAGAATCCAATGCTAAGGTGAGCATGCTGGTAGCTAACAATGAAGCCACTTTTACAAAAAAAGCAACAGGGCAGATCACATTTACTTCTAACGATGGACTCGCAATTAAGGAGGCCATTGAAAAAACGGTAGCCACAGGTGAAGGCCAGACGGTCTGGATGGAGGCCACTGGAATCAATGCAGACGGTATACAGGTAAGTAAGTTTAAATTTGAATGGACCGTAAAACGCAAAGACTAA
- a CDS encoding o-succinylbenzoate synthase produces MKASFQKYTLEFKQPAGTSRGVLKTKDTYFLTLENDSEKGIGECNLFKGLSSDDRPDYEEQLQWVCDHIGMKPAEISAALQEWPSILFGYEMAMKSLQSSDPFTLFPSPFTQQQDHIPINGLVWMGDKEFMMRQLEEKLAAGFDCIKLKIGAIDFDAEMQLLKSIRSRFRESEVTIRVDANGAFEPKEALAKLDEIATYKVHSIEQPIQQGQWKEMAALCEKTPVPIALDEELIGLYASEDRARCLDQIQPQYIILKPALVGGFASSREWINLAGERNIGWWMTSALESNIGLNAIAQFTYTLGVSMPQGLGTGGLYTNNIEAPLQIKNGALHCNEIALWNTNPINF; encoded by the coding sequence ATGAAAGCCAGTTTCCAGAAATACACTTTAGAATTTAAACAGCCTGCGGGAACTTCTCGTGGAGTACTCAAAACCAAAGACACCTACTTTCTTACCTTAGAAAACGACAGCGAAAAAGGAATAGGTGAGTGCAACCTTTTTAAAGGATTGTCCAGCGACGATAGGCCTGATTATGAAGAGCAACTGCAATGGGTTTGTGATCATATAGGAATGAAACCTGCAGAAATTAGCGCTGCCCTGCAAGAGTGGCCTTCGATCTTATTCGGTTATGAGATGGCGATGAAATCGCTGCAGTCCAGCGATCCGTTTACGCTTTTTCCATCTCCATTCACGCAACAACAGGATCATATTCCCATCAACGGCTTGGTATGGATGGGCGATAAGGAATTCATGATGCGGCAGCTGGAAGAGAAGCTGGCGGCTGGATTTGACTGTATCAAATTGAAGATAGGCGCCATAGATTTTGATGCCGAAATGCAGTTGTTGAAGTCGATACGATCTCGCTTTCGCGAAAGCGAAGTCACCATAAGAGTTGATGCTAACGGAGCTTTTGAACCTAAAGAAGCTCTGGCTAAACTCGACGAAATTGCAACCTATAAGGTCCACAGCATCGAGCAACCCATCCAGCAAGGCCAATGGAAGGAAATGGCTGCCTTGTGCGAGAAAACTCCAGTGCCCATCGCGCTGGATGAAGAGCTGATTGGCTTGTACGCTTCTGAAGATCGCGCTCGCTGTCTGGATCAGATCCAACCACAATATATTATTTTGAAGCCAGCTCTTGTAGGTGGTTTTGCCAGCTCACGAGAATGGATCAATCTGGCAGGTGAACGCAACATAGGCTGGTGGATGACCAGCGCCCTAGAGTCTAACATAGGGCTGAACGCAATCGCACAATTTACGTACACGCTAGGTGTTTCCATGCCGCAGGGTTTGGGAACTGGCGGCTTGTATACCAATAATATTGAAGCTCCATTACAGATCAAAAACGGTGCCTTGCATTGTAACGAGATTGCTTTATGGAACACTAATCCAATAAATTTTTAG
- a CDS encoding CPBP family intramembrane glutamic endopeptidase, producing the protein MYIEQGYKGSLGTWNFFVIPVLFMLLMGFNYVSTVMLLEESDQSMEQMMAQMIDVMGRNVFLAVNLMIFVVGLLGIFIWVKFINQQSLTSLTTSRKRIDWKRIFFMFGFWAAFSAGSILLSVYLAPENYELQFDWNRFLPLLIISLVLFPFQTSFEEYLFRGQLLQGLGIATKSRAVAWIVTSVLFGLMHAANPEVEKLGFSVMIFYIGTGLVLGAMTLLDEGLELALGFHAANNITAALMMTASWTAIQTDSIYIDVSEPTAFTLVDMIPIFVGYPILLLILGRIYKWKNWKEKLFGRVQNRAYFTQQNPELDTNINNEL; encoded by the coding sequence ATGTATATAGAGCAAGGCTACAAGGGAAGTCTGGGAACCTGGAACTTTTTTGTCATACCCGTATTGTTCATGTTGCTCATGGGCTTTAATTATGTCTCTACTGTGATGTTGCTTGAAGAAAGCGATCAATCCATGGAACAAATGATGGCGCAAATGATTGATGTCATGGGAAGAAATGTTTTTCTCGCCGTCAACTTAATGATTTTTGTTGTGGGTTTGTTAGGCATCTTTATCTGGGTCAAATTTATCAATCAGCAATCGCTTACTAGCCTTACTACCTCAAGAAAGCGCATAGATTGGAAGCGTATATTTTTCATGTTTGGTTTTTGGGCGGCTTTTTCGGCAGGTTCTATTTTACTTTCGGTTTATCTAGCTCCAGAAAATTATGAACTGCAATTTGACTGGAATAGATTTCTTCCTTTATTAATCATCTCTTTGGTATTATTTCCTTTCCAGACCAGTTTTGAGGAATACCTTTTTAGAGGTCAACTTTTACAAGGATTGGGCATAGCTACAAAAAGTAGGGCAGTGGCCTGGATAGTAACTTCAGTCCTTTTTGGTTTGATGCATGCTGCAAATCCAGAGGTAGAAAAGCTGGGATTTTCTGTTATGATATTTTACATAGGTACAGGTCTTGTCCTTGGAGCCATGACGCTGCTGGATGAAGGTCTTGAACTTGCCCTAGGTTTTCATGCAGCAAACAACATTACCGCAGCCTTGATGATGACCGCATCATGGACGGCTATTCAAACAGACTCTATTTATATTGATGTGTCAGAGCCCACAGCATTTACGCTGGTAGATATGATTCCCATATTTGTGGGTTATCCTATCCTGTTGCTTATTCTAGGCCGCATCTATAAATGGAAAAATTGGAAAGAAAAATTATTTGGTCGCGTGCAGAATCGAGCGTACTTTACACAACAAAATCCTGAGCTAGATACCAACATCAATAATGAATTATGA